CACTTGGATGTATTCTCTACTTTTCATTGTCATGACCATGACATGATATATGCAGAATTTTCTATCACAATTAAGATCTTGGGAGGACGTAATGTTAAATACATCTTACAGTTGAGCTTTCTTATTGGCTGCCGAGTCAATTTATCTGCAATCAGAtctcaaataaacaaaatatttacaGCATCATCAATCTAGTATGGGACCTATGTTTCAGAAACTGATGGGTTTGTGCCATCTGTTATCTCTTGATAGAGATATTGGAAGCTATTCAATCAAttaaacatttattttattcagTACTTCCTCgtatggattcatgtagccaacccAACATTGTTTGGAATGAAGACTTTGGTGGCAATGATGACCTTCTGCGATGCAATTATCATATAGATCTTCTGTGCTTCTCCATTTCTCCCATCTTGTTTTCACGTTGTGTGATACCCTCTTTTATGATGGAACCTAGGTAGCAAAGACGACCACATCTAAATTCTGTTGCAAAAACATGTACTTCCCGCGCCTTGCTCACATGTTCTTCTATATCATATTTTTTGCTTATGGCGTGCATACAATTATTTTGTGAATGAAAAAGAGAACTTTATTAAGTGGTGTACATAAAATTGTGGTTAATGGAATTTCACAATCTTCATCCACTGGCTTCTTTTTGGTGCCAGAGTTCCGAGGTCCTTACTTCCAGGTTGTCGGAGTTCTCGCCTGAGAGATCGCttgaaggaagagagagagttaTTGGTAAAGAAGGCTTTTATGGAAGATATGGTAAATGAAAGCAAAACGTTATCTCTACTTCTCAGTAAAAGATCATCTTGCCGTTCAGTAATATGGCATCCTGATTCATTGCCGTGTGCAAATAAGCCCAGTTTAACAGCTGTTGCTACCCCAGCCGGTGAACATGCCTCGAATATTCATTCTGGAGATGATAGTAATCAGAATCTCTATGACGAGATGACCGTGTATATGGAAGCTCTAAATGGTTTATACTTGGACGATGATAATTTGTATGATTTTCAAGTTGATTCGGGATCATTGGCATGTGTTGCTTGTGGAATCCTTGGTTTTCCATTTATGACTGTGGTACAACCATCTGAGAAAGCATCAATGGAACTTTTGCCTGCAGATTATCTTGTGGTCCAGAGACCTGGGGGCTCAAAATTTGATGGTGGTCATTCCTCAGAAGACAATGATAGCTCTGTTAAGGACTCCTTTTCAGGTATCTGGTCTATTATATGATTATTCTTCCGTCACTTAAAAAATCTTTATTCATATTCTGCTTCTGTTTTAATTCTTTTCAATTATTTGGGATATTATATCTATGCATGATTTCAATTGTTCTCCCCTTCAGTATGGGATTGCAAAAGCATCAGTGTTTTTTTCGCATATCGTTATGAGCTATCcttattaataaaatttgttaCTGTAGTTTATCGTGCATTTGGCTGGTTAACCTGGAAAATATTGCTAGAATATGATGTTTGTTACTGTAGTTATCGTGCATTCAGCTGGTTAACCTGGAAAATATTGCTAGAATATGATGTTCGGATATTCAAATCCTTCAATAAGTTTTCTGTTCCCACATGATATGCCATGTTGTATacgggtattaaagttttgtgGTCTTCTGTGTCTCTTAAGGGAAAGAAGAAGATTCGTCACATATGCCCACTATAATCATTGCATATTTTCTGACTCtactcttcttatttttatattgCAGATTCTCTTGTTATATGCtaattattgttttgaaaatttgtCCCTGTATTTTGTCTTTTGCATGCTAGTACTATGCTAGCTAATGATGCCTTTTCTTATCTCTGATTTAGGACATTGGATAATCCAAAAACATTACTCATTTTATTGTGCTGAAAAGAAGGCGCTAATATTGTATAAGTTGGATTGTtatattcaatattttttaatagaaaattttgataGAAAATAACTTGCATTTCTGGGAATACCTTCCTGGTTCATGGATGAAATTCTGGTACGCTACTACTTTTTCAATGGAAACATATGAAAATATTATGCCTGTTTACTTCACTGCAGAACAGATGGTTTTGACAGGTTTATCTTTCtacattgaaaatttgaaatagtAGGGTTTTCAttcaattattttgatttttgccTTATTCTGCAGAGCATCTCATATTTctgatatttttctttcctcAGAGGATCTACCAAAAATGTTGAAGTTCAATAAGGGGTGGAACACTTCTGATAAATTCCTGAGACCTCGGATTTTCTGCTTGGAGCACGCTGTTCAAACTGATGATCTGTTGCAGACTAAAGGTGGAGCAAACATGCTCGTAATTTGCCATTCAGGTGAGAGACGTTAGATCTTAGGTTTATGAATTCATCCTGAGATTCATTCAAAAATGAATTCAATCCTTAGAAAGTATCATTACCCTCCCTTCTTAcctaattttgtttatttttaaagCTCCCTATCCCTTCATAAAGTAAAATGTCAAAATAATTTGTCAGCAATTGGTTAGTTCTGTACTGTATTCACAATTCAATCATTATTCATTAAGCAAATTATTAGGAGAATGTACAGgcgttttatttttatttgcaaatattttttaatagtttATTGTAATTCTTACAGGCGAACAAGTGACCCAATTGTAGAGTAGCAGTGGTGAAACTTAGATGTCACATGCTTAGGTtttggaaacagcctctccacatattatgtggaggtaaggtCTGTATACATTCTGTCTGTTCCAGACCCCGCAGTGACCATTGTGCTCGGGAattgtttactttttctttttttgtaattcTTATGAAGTTTTTTCTTTGAACTTTCATAGACTATCAGAGGATAAAGGCTCATGCTGCTTCTGTTGCTGAGGAAATTGGTTGCTCATTTAATTACAATGAGATTCCATTAGGAAGTGCGTTCCAGGAAGATCTGAACTTAATTGATCTTGCAATTGATAATGAAGACCATGATGAACGTGGAGAAGACTGGACATCCAAGCTGGGTATTAACCTAAGGTACTGTGTGAAGATCAGGAAAAACTCTCCATCAAAGCAAGTTCAGCATGCATTGACATTGGGTGGTTTGCTTTCTGAACGAAGTTCCAGATCCaatttagtaaaaatcaaatgGCAGTCCAGAAGATCCCGCTCAAAAATTTACTTAAATCACCAAGACCATTGTAAACCATCTGAGAGCATCGGAACCAAGAATGAAATGAATCAAAATCCAGAGGGAGTGATTGTTAGTGAAGAGAAAAAGATCATTCACTATACTAGAAGGAAGTTCAGAGTGAAACGTGATTGTTTGACAGATGCAAGTATGAGCTGTAGACACCCTAGCAATTACCTGGCTGGAGAAGTTTCAGCAACTAGTTTTGGAGACCTTGAGAAGGATGATGGAAATACATATGGAACTAACTTCACTAGCGTTGGGAGTGCCCGAGGCAATTCCACGGGGTTGGGTTGCTCTCCTATCGGAATGTCTAAAATGCTTTATGAAATCCCAGTACTTGAAGCATCTAGGGAAAGCAGCTCAATTTCTGGTCCTTTACAGGTTGCTGATGAACTTTTTACTGGAAGTTTAGTGGTTGAAAGTCTTGATAAGCAGATTAAGAACCAAACCTCAGAGGAACTGAATGCAAAGGGGATTAGTGAAGGAATCAGTGTGAGAGAGGATTCTAATGCAAGAAAATGTTTGAGTCCATCTGCTATTGCTCCTAGTGAAAGATTTGAGCAGCAAAGAGAGgatcaaaaaaggaaaaatattgATATCCCAAATGAGACCACTGATCTGATTTCCGAAGGAAGATGGGAACCCTCAGGCAAATATTGTGGTAAGGAAGTGCTGCAAGAATGTGAGACTACCACTGTAAGTAACCTCCTGCATACCATTTTATATAGTGATAAAATGATAAATCAACCTGCCTCTACCTCGGTGGAAAAAATTTGTGGATTTCCAAGAGAGATTTGTGCTTCTGGGAACTTTTGCAACTCTTTTTCAGTAGATTGTGAAGTGCAGCAACAACAAATAAAGGCAAGTGGAATTAATAAGAGTAATGAGGACGAACTCGTTTCTAGAGATGTTAGACCTTTAAATCAGCCCACTTCTGCTGCAATGGAAGAAGTTTCTGAAGTTACAGGGAAGTGTTTCACTTCAGCTGATTCATGTGAGGCTGTTAATCCTGAGAATGGGGTGCAACAGGACATTCTGAATACAAATAGAAGTGAGGAGACATTTGTCTTGAGCTCTACTGCCCCAACAGAAGTTGATCGGGCTGCTTTTGTCTTAAAGGAAAATTGTTTGGAAGTTTCTGCTGGGACCTGTTCGAAACAAAACATATGCAATGCTACGACTTTAGACTCTGAGGTGCAGCATGAAAATGTGACTGCAAGTAAAAGCGACGCATATGAACTTCTTTCTATTGCGATCACAgggaatgaagaagaaaatcatGCCGTCACTTTTGCAGTTGAAAGATGTACATTTCAAGGAGAGAGTGCCCATGCAGAAAATCTGACTTTAGACACTGCCGTGCAGCATGAAATTGTGAGTACCAGTAGAAGTAATTCAGATGAACTTGTTACTAATTCAATCACGAGCAAGGGAGAACAGAATCATCTTATGGCTTGCCCAATGGAAAAGAGTCGTCCCATCCAAGGAGAGATTGTGAGTGGAGAAAATCTGCTAAACAGCGATGAAGGTTGTTCAATGCAAGACATTAAAGAGCCTGGAGTCATTGAGTCCACTTTGACGGACTCTAGATCAATTGCTGAAAatggaagaaagagaaagaaagaactgGGGCTGAAAGGGGAAGACATTTTCAACTGCAATGGCTTTGTTAGAAGCCCATGTGAAGGGTTGAGATCGAAGGCCGGCAAAGATGCAACAAGTAGAGGTGGTACTGACAGAAAATTAGAGGAGAAGGTGATAAAGAAGGTTAAGAAGTCTTCCGATGATTCTGCTTCTTCTTgccagaaaaggaaagaaaatacaaaGAAGTCTCACAAATGTGACCTTGAAGGTTGCCATATGCGTTTTGAGACAAAGGCGGAATTACAGTTGCACAAACGAAACCGCTGCCCATATGAAGATTGCGGGAAGAAGTTCCGGTCCCATAAATATGCTATACTTCATCAACGTGTGCATGAGGATGAGAGACCCCTCAAGTGCCCATGGAAGGGCTGCTCCATGTCATTCAAATGGGCATGGGCTAGGACTGAGCATATAAGGGTGCACACTGGAGAGCGGCCATACCAATGCAAGGTTGACGGCTGTGGTCTTTCCTTCAGGTTCGTCTCGGATTATAGCAGGCATAGACGAAAAACAGGACATTATGTGAATTCGCCTGCCTGAAAACGAGTTGATGTTGGTCAGTATGACTGTCTCTGTAATATAGTGACACGGAATATTGGAATTTTGGGGGCCAAAGAGGCCTGTAAAATCATGTCGTGGGATTAGGCATAGAATTAGGATTAGGCAGACTTTTGTAAGTAGGCATtctccaatttttttaaaaggaaaaaaaatgttgatgtagtttttctttttggtctGGATCATTAGATGCAGGGGTGGAAAAAAGATCAATTCTGAGTCAGACAACAAatacgtgtttatgaaatatttatacgTTCGGATTGGATTTCTAACTGATTTAGTTAACGAAACCCAGATttgttttaaatccaaataTGTAAATCGGATCAGATTTATATGTttatatttacatgttcggatcTCAACCCGGATTTTTGACATACTTAACTGATCAAACcaggattgatttaaattcagatAAATACATCAGATAAGTTTTCTGTGTTTGGGcttttgatttgttgggttGGCTTTGAACTTTTGAAGAATTGGATTGGATTCGGCTGGACCTGGATTAAGAATATGTTCATGGGCTATAATAGACTGTTCCCAATTACCACATTAGTGCGATTGTGCCGTATGATAAGTTCATTAAATACTGTGCTTGAAAACATCTCCTTTGTACCAAAACACTCTCTAGAACAACCCAACCGTTACTGTTACACACAGAAAATTCCAAATGGCCGCAGCCGCTCCGCCACCGCCACCAGCGCCCGCGCCTTCACCACCGACTGGAGTTCCCGAATCTGCACCCATTGGGCATCCCATCTTCTACCGTATCCGTCTAGCGACTCCCGCCGACGTCCCCCACATCCACAAGCTCATCCACCAAATGGCGGTATTTGAGCGCCTCACCCACCTCTTCTCCGCCACGGAGTCCTCCCTCTCCACTACCCTCTTTAACTCTCCTCCCTTCCACTCCTTTACCATCTTCCTTCTCGAAGTCTCCCGCCATCCCCTCCTTCCACTCCCACCATCTCCGCATTTCACTCCAATCGAACGCGTGATCACTCGTGAGCTGCCACTGATTGACCCAGAAGAAGATCAGTTCCGATCGATGGGTAATGGGGATGTTGTGGTTGCTGGGTTTGTGTTGTTTTTCCCCAACTACTCTACTTTTTTGGGGAAACCTGGGTTTTATGTGGAGGACTTGTTTGTGAGGGAGTGTTATAGGAGGAAGGGGTTTGGGAGGATTCTTCTGACGGCAGTGGCAAAGCAGGCAGTGAAGATGGATTATGGGAGAGTGGAGTGGGCGGTCCTTGATTGGAACGTGAATGCTATCGAGTTTAATGAGCTGATGGGTGCTAAGGTGTTGAGTGAATGGAGGATTTGCAGGTTAACTGGTGAGGCTCTTGAAGCTTATCGTGATGCTTAATCTGGCTTTTCTGCTTGTTTAATCAAACAACAGAGTTATGGATTAGTTTCACTGGTGcggattgtgttttttttgttgtaccGCCATGTTTTTCTTGTGCACCATGTTAGATTAAAGAAATTTTACTCTGCTACTAAATTGATGTTCAACCTGTTTGGAGATTCTTCTCTGTTTGGCATTGTTTTTTGCTATGATTTCCCCCTGATCAAAGGGTCACATTAGGGTTAAGCATATGGATATGAGACCACTGTGGGATTTTGTATTTGGACTTTGAATCTGATATGCCTAACCTGTTTCCTGCACAATCACTACTTGCATAGTTTAGACTATTCAGGGTGGATTTTGTCGTCGATCATTCATGATTTACTAGAATGTATCTAGATGAATGCTGACGTGGTGGTAGATGAATGCTGACATGGTGGTAGATGAATGCTGACATGGTGGTGAAGTTGCTTGCAACTTGAGTGTTACGGATATGAGAATTTAGGTTGTGTTCATATGCCCTGCCTTATATGTGGAAGCTTTGTTTCCACTTAGGATGTGCTCTTGAGACTTTTGGGAGAACATGCAGGAATAACAACAGAAAAATTACTTTGGTTACATTTAATTTTGTAGCAGGAGAGATGAATTGGGTATGTCTTTGGATTGCAGTGATCATTTCCGTGATGGCGTGATCCCTTTGTTGCATCATAAAATGAGACACCTCCAATATGATACATTCACCCACCCATTGCTACAATCAGTCCTGCTCAAAAAACTGCCTTTACTTGCTGGCCAACAATTGATTGATATGCACATTGACAAATCTTGACATGCTCGTTCTTATTATATCACAATATGCCAGATTCTTGGCCCTCGTCGTATATTGTGTCTAAGCTTGCACCTCTAGACTCCATATCCTTCTGTTCCTTCATAATTATCGTATTTGATGTAATGGCATGTGTTGGGTATGTTATTTTTAACTTCTTTCTATTAGATATTCTCTGGTTATGCCGTGAAAAAGGTTCTAGTCATATTGAGGAAGCCTTAAAGGTAAAGACCATTATTGGTTTGTAGGGTTGCCTTTGCGTGAGGGTGGGGTAAACAGAATTCCTCCGCCCTTTTCTGATGATTGTTCAAGTACTTCTGGATTCttaatttttgttcttattgCATCCATCTAGAAGATCATGGTTTGTGTATAATACTGGTTTGTTCTCTCATTTCTTTTCGATTTGATGTGAGAATTTCGTTGATAAAAAAGATATGGGAGTAGCAAGTTCATGCTGGAACGTTTACCTGcttgatttgtttgtttgatcttaaaaaatttcttcaagaaaaagggaaaatatGTGACAGGATTTATGTGTGTGTTCAAATAGTATGCCATTAGCCCTTTATATATAGGGCATATTTTTTACAGGTTCATAATGTTGGAATATactatattttaaatatttttttaatgttggaatataatagattttaaatattttttttcaaaatcctaaattctaaaccttaaactcaaaaaataaaatctaaatcttaaattttaGACCCTAAATTTCAACACTAATTCCAagtcctaaactctaatatcattttaaaataaaagaaattcatGATTTAGCATGGTTTTAGGAGAGAATTATAGTTAcaattgtaacaaaaaattaGAATCCCTCTTATTGCGGataggaaaagaagaaaggaaaaggtCGGAAACCTCTCAATAAGGTGTTAAATACCAAATATCCCCTTCTTCGAGGTGCTTCAAGCCTTCAAACTTCGAAGTCTTCCAAACAGCTGCCGAATCGGGTCCCACCTAACttctttcttttgatttgaATTAGGAGTAAATGACACGTATTGGCTGTCTTCATCTTCATTCAGTCCTTTCATCATCATCCTTAAACAAGATCTCCGTTGATAAGAACCAAGCTGCAATCTTTgattctcattttcttctctgttGTGCCTATGCCGCCACCGCCCTCGATATTGATCGTCGTCCACCTTAAACCGCACTATCAGTTTCGACGATCCCAGATAATTAAACCCATTCGTCTAATCTTCATGTGTCCATGTGCAAATCCAAAAAGAGCACAGACGTAATCCGTTCCACAACCTCAAAATCACGTAATTCGCGATCTTCCTCCATTTTTGATCCTTCATCGAGCAACCCCGTAAGTCTCACCGACTCAGCTTCCTATTACAAAGACAATTCCAGGTCCTCTGCCATCTCAGGCAGAACCTCTCTGTCCAGTCTCAGAGACTCGCTTCTCCCTGAAAATCCACATATCTACGATTTATCTGAAATTCGTTTGGCCACGAATAATTTCTTATTGAAAcccttctcctcttcttcctcctccaccgCTTGGCGCTGTGTGATTCGTGGGAAAGATGTTGTTCTGTTCCAGCGCAAGTTCCGATGTCCAATTGAGTTGCCGGAGCTGCAGAGACGGCTTTTGATGATCTGCCGCAGCCACCACAGTAGCCTTATCAAACTCCTCGGTGCCGGCGCTTCTGGGAATTACATATATTTGGTGTATGAGTATAATACTGGTGCCAATTTAGCGACTTGTCTTCGAAACCCAAAAAACCCCAATTTCACGGTCCTCTCGTCCTGGCTTTCTCGGATGCAGGTCGCGACAGATCTTGGTCACGGTCTCGATTACATCCACCATTGCTTGGATTCGAATTTCGTTCACAATCACATCACAAGTTCTAGTGTTATTGTCTCTGAAGAATTAATGAACGCCAAGATTTGTCATTTCGGTACAGCAGAGTTGTGTGGAGAATCGGTGGAGACTAAAGGTGCTAGCTCATCCTTAACAAGAGCAGACAGCAAGTCAATGAAAATTGAGGGGACGAGAGGGTATATGGCACCGGAGCTTCAGGCAATTGGAGTGGCAacacaaaaatgtgatgtgTATTCATTTGGGGTTATAATACTGGAGTTGTTGTCCGGGCGGGAGGCACTGAAGTATGAGTTTGATGATGTGAATGGGACCTATAAGAAGGTGAATGTGATTGATTTAGCTAGAGAGGCAgttggaggaggtggtggtggtgttagGAGGTGGGTGGATAGGAGGTTGAAGGATTCGTTTCCGGTGGAAGTAGCGGAGAAAATGGTGGTTGTTGGGTTGGAATGTGTGGAAGAGGATCCGGTGAAGAGGCCGGACATGGGGCAGGTTGCTGTTAGGATCTCCAAATTGTATTTGGAGTCAAAGAACTGGGCAGAGAGGATTGGTTTGCCTATTGATTTCTCAGTTTCCATGGCACCCCGTTGAGATTACCTTAGTTTATACAGCATTTTTGGATTGCGGCTTTGGATTTGTTTGTATTGATTTTGAGAATTTAGGAGTCTTATACTCATGCAAACAGTCTATTTACAATATAGAAGAGTAAGTGCACTAGAGTGGATGCAAATCTGTCAAGTCATGATTCTTTGTGAGTTTAATCAAGTTTGATATTGTACATACATCTTGTGAAGGATATGATATATACAGTAGCAGATTTTTTTGCACAAAATTTAGTAGTTGCTTGGTTATTGTCTCTTACTAGGGGAAGGAGATGCCTTTGCTGCAATAATGGAACTTCCCTAGCAACATTATCAGGTCTCTGGTCTGGTGTAAAAAATTCTTCTCTTGCATAAAGATGTTTAGGTACTCCTTTTTGCATAGTTTTCAAAGTTTCTGGTAGAACTGCATTGGTTGGAGCCTTGGAGATATAAAATggcaattaaaaatattatggctaGCAGTTGGATCTCCTACCAACCAccataaaacaaaacatcagcatgtgctcttcttctttttttttttttttttttttttcatgaatgaaGGTTCTATGATCTATCCCTTCAATCTGCAATCATATAGATCAGCTGAGTCATTTAAGGCATAAATTTgcatgttttgttttgtgtctCTGGGTCTTTATGTTATAACAATGGCTTCTCTTGTGCAGAAGAAAACTGGAATGAACCTTCGAGCTGGTGGTAACTGGTCATATGAAGCAGAAGTATGGATTACCATATCTTATGT
This genomic window from Tripterygium wilfordii isolate XIE 37 chromosome 9, ASM1340144v1, whole genome shotgun sequence contains:
- the LOC120005747 gene encoding lysM domain receptor-like kinase 3, which codes for MCKSKKSTDVIRSTTSKSRNSRSSSIFDPSSSNPVSLTDSASYYKDNSRSSAISGRTSLSSLRDSLLPENPHIYDLSEIRLATNNFLLKPFSSSSSSTAWRCVIRGKDVVLFQRKFRCPIELPELQRRLLMICRSHHSSLIKLLGAGASGNYIYLVYEYNTGANLATCLRNPKNPNFTVLSSWLSRMQVATDLGHGLDYIHHCLDSNFVHNHITSSSVIVSEELMNAKICHFGTAELCGESVETKGASSSLTRADSKSMKIEGTRGYMAPELQAIGVATQKCDVYSFGVIILELLSGREALKYEFDDVNGTYKKVNVIDLAREAVGGGGGGVRRWVDRRLKDSFPVEVAEKMVVVGLECVEEDPVKRPDMGQVAVRISKLYLESKNWAERIGLPIDFSVSMAPR
- the LOC120005749 gene encoding probable acetyltransferase NATA1-like isoform X3, translated to MAAAAPPPPPAPAPSPPTGVPESAPIGHPIFYRIRLATPADVPHIHKLIHQMAVFERLTHLFSATESSLSTTLFNSPPFHSFTIFLLEVSRHPLLPLPPSPHFTPIERVITRELPLIDPEEDQFRSMGNGDVVVAGFVLFFPNYSTFLGKPGFYVEDLFVRECYRRKGFGRILLTAVAKQAVKMDYGRVEWAVLDWNVNAIEFNELMGAKVLSEWRICRLTVIISVMA
- the LOC120005749 gene encoding probable acetyltransferase NATA1-like isoform X2; the protein is MAAAAPPPPPAPAPSPPTGVPESAPIGHPIFYRIRLATPADVPHIHKLIHQMAVFERLTHLFSATESSLSTTLFNSPPFHSFTIFLLEVSRHPLLPLPPSPHFTPIERVITRELPLIDPEEDQFRSMGNGDVVVAGFVLFFPNYSTFLGKPGFYVEDLFVRECYRRKGFGRILLTAVAKQAVKMDYGRVEWAVLDWNVNAIEFNELMGAKVLSEWRICRLTGEALEAYRDA
- the LOC120005749 gene encoding probable acetyltransferase NATA1-like isoform X1, whose translation is MAAAAPPPPPAPAPSPPTGVPESAPIGHPIFYRIRLATPADVPHIHKLIHQMAVFERLTHLFSATESSLSTTLFNSPPFHSFTIFLLEVSRHPLLPLPPSPHFTPIERVITRELPLIDPEEDQFRSMGNGDVVVAGFVLFFPNYSTFLGKPGFYVEDLFVRECYRRKGFGRILLTAVAKQAVKMDYGRVEWAVLDWNVNAIEFNELMGAKVLSEWRICRLTGVNDTYWLSSSSFSPFIIILKQDLR
- the LOC120005789 gene encoding probable lysine-specific demethylase ELF6, with the protein product MGSVEVPSWLKGLPLAPEFRPTDTEFADPIAYISKIEKEATAFGICKIIPPLPKPSKRYVISNLNKSLLRSAELGSDLNSIDAASSLRMGSGSSGSAGEVRAVFTTRHQELGQSGKRVKGVANNLQVGVHKQVWQSGEVYTLEQFESKSKAFARSVLGMIKEVSPLVIESLFWKAASEKPIYVEYANDVPGSAFGEPVGQLRHFHRRRRKRASYQRIGEGADCKKNKLDDAIAKDSSSDVIRNASISHDPSNCTETSKPSILPPTMSSEEALHTSRRKNSNAGNDTEGTAGWKLSNSPWNLQVIARSPGSITRFMPDDIPGVTSPMVYIGMLFSWFAWHVEDHELHSMNFLHTGSPKTWYAVPGDYAFAFEEVFCTEAYDGNTDRIAALSLLGEKTTLLSPEVIVASSIPCCRLIQNPGEFVVTFPRAYHVGFSHGFNCGEAANFGTPQWLKVAKEAAVRRAAMNYLPMLSHQQLLYLLTMSFVSRVPRSLLPGCRSSRLRDRLKEERELLVKKAFMEDMVNESKTLSLLLSKRSSCRSVIWHPDSLPCANKPSLTAVATPAGEHASNIHSGDDSNQNLYDEMTVYMEALNGLYLDDDNLYDFQVDSGSLACVACGILGFPFMTVVQPSEKASMELLPADYLVVQRPGGSKFDGGHSSEDNDSSVKDSFSEDLPKMLKFNKGWNTSDKFLRPRIFCLEHAVQTDDLLQTKGGANMLVICHSDYQRIKAHAASVAEEIGCSFNYNEIPLGSAFQEDLNLIDLAIDNEDHDERGEDWTSKLGINLRYCVKIRKNSPSKQVQHALTLGGLLSERSSRSNLVKIKWQSRRSRSKIYLNHQDHCKPSESIGTKNEMNQNPEGVIVSEEKKIIHYTRRKFRVKRDCLTDASMSCRHPSNYLAGEVSATSFGDLEKDDGNTYGTNFTSVGSARGNSTGLGCSPIGMSKMLYEIPVLEASRESSSISGPLQVADELFTGSLVVESLDKQIKNQTSEELNAKGISEGISVREDSNARKCLSPSAIAPSERFEQQREDQKRKNIDIPNETTDLISEGRWEPSGKYCGKEVLQECETTTVSNLLHTILYSDKMINQPASTSVEKICGFPREICASGNFCNSFSVDCEVQQQQIKASGINKSNEDELVSRDVRPLNQPTSAAMEEVSEVTGKCFTSADSCEAVNPENGVQQDILNTNRSEETFVLSSTAPTEVDRAAFVLKENCLEVSAGTCSKQNICNATTLDSEVQHENVTASKSDAYELLSIAITGNEEENHAVTFAVERCTFQGESAHAENLTLDTAVQHEIVSTSRSNSDELVTNSITSKGEQNHLMACPMEKSRPIQGEIVSGENLLNSDEGCSMQDIKEPGVIESTLTDSRSIAENGRKRKKELGLKGEDIFNCNGFVRSPCEGLRSKAGKDATSRGGTDRKLEEKVIKKVKKSSDDSASSCQKRKENTKKSHKCDLEGCHMRFETKAELQLHKRNRCPYEDCGKKFRSHKYAILHQRVHEDERPLKCPWKGCSMSFKWAWARTEHIRVHTGERPYQCKVDGCGLSFRFVSDYSRHRRKTGHYVNSPA